The Gossypium hirsutum isolate 1008001.06 chromosome A03, Gossypium_hirsutum_v2.1, whole genome shotgun sequence genome contains the following window.
AAGTTTCAATCTTCCTCTGATGAACTGAACTATTTTTATAAGacattataaaaagtaaaaagttTCAATCTTCCTTTGCAGTAAAATCTGGAAATTATAGGTTGTAATATAAGCTATTATCTTACTTAttcctttttttatacattttattacaatCTAAAACCCCATCCCAGCTTGAGAGGAAGATCAAgctaaaatattgaaattcaatCCCTTCTATTTCTCTTTACTATTCCTTTCTCTCTCACATCCTATTTCTTCTTATCATTTCTCTTTCTTCTGACTACCCCTTCCATTAAAAGAGCGAACTACAAGCCATCTGGTCAAATATCATCAGAAGCACATGTGTGAGCTACACGCCAATGTTGTCAAGGGCGCTAAGCatgctaaaggcacaaattcctCTTATATAACCTAAGCCTGGATTCATTTCCGGCCACCATTTTTCACTCCCAACATGCTGGCATGTGGACTCATTTTTGGCCACCATTTTTCGAACGCCATATTCTGACCTCGTGCCTAGTCATTTCAACACTAGGTATTCtacttttctttatattttggtattcTTAATTCTCTCAACATGATTAAAACTTCAATTCATGTTCTATCAAACCTCCCTTCTCTATTTTGGTTCACATGCTATCACTATTACCAAACTACAAGATAGTAATAACTATATTTCTTGGGCTGCTTTTATTGAGTTGGGGCTTATGGGACAACAGTACAGAGATCATTTAGAGAGGACTTAATGGTATCATAGGCCCCTAAACTATTTTGAAAAAATCAATCAAGTCCCTCCAAACCATTTGCACCCAATTGAGCCATTGAACTTACAAAAATGACCAAACCAACCTTTTGACTGACGTTGACTGTCAGTTTCTAACAGAATTGCCAATGTGCCAGTTAATAGCCAATGAGTCTACCAACCAATGCTGACATGGCACAACCATGTtagctaaaataaaaaattcaaaaaataaaaattattcaaaaattttaagtcTAGAATAAATCAGAACAAATAATTATCCAAGTTCATTTGAATTTGGACACCCATTTGTCCAATTCATTCTGTTTGGATGTAGGTTCTTCAAAATTATAAAAGATCATAAaagatttataaaatataaaaatcattaataattataaaattaatagaacttgttaaatattataaaaaacattaaaaatttaaaataaaaagaacattttttatatttttataattaattttttaattattaatataaattgagGTGGTCAAAATTCATAAAACTTTTATCAATACTCAATTTGGACAAACCTAACATTGGCTAAAAAATGAGTCTATTgagaacatataaaaaaatttattatagaaAAGGAAATCGCAATTGAAAGAACAAAAAATATTTCACATGTTCTTAGAATGCAAATCACAAACTCAAACATTTAGTGCATCAAGAATAGGAAAGATGGTAACTTTGATCTAAAGGATCTATGATTAGGATTTTGGTAAAATCCATACTTGAAGGCATGCATGAAAGCTAAGTACTTTGTGTTGtaacttttatgatttttataatttttaaatatttttaaatcatattataagttttgataatttttataaattttttataatttttataatttttaaaatactaaatcCAAATAGAATAAATCTAGACAAATGGGTATCTAGGTTCAAATCTagacataattttttaaataattattttaaaatgttttgaattttttatttttgttaatggtAATGACAATAGTTACTAATATGGCACTTCCACACTAGCATCCGCTGGTTGACTTAGTGGCCATTCCATTAATGACCATGTCAGCAATTCCATTAGACACTAACGGTCAATGTCAGTCAAATAGTTGGTTTGATTAATTTTGTGAGGTTTAGAACTCAATTGGGTGCAAAAGATTTGGAGGGACTTAATTGATGTTTGCGAAATAGGTAAAGGGCTTATAATATCATTAAGCCTTTAGAAAAATTATGCTAATAAAAACTATGAGAAAAATAAAGATGTATGTCAACTTTGATGCACAACTATGTAGCTTATAGCGACATTCTCTCAAGCCAAAGTTACATTGTTTTAGTCCTGCAAAACTTGTTATAAACTCTAGGCTAAGGCCAAGGCTTTATATACCATGTTGTGTTAGATCTTGCTCATTGCAACAAAATCTACAAGATATGACTATTTCACTAAAGTCGAAACTTGGAAGAATTTAACATTCTTATGGCTCTTTTTGAGGAAGTTACTGATAAAAAACAATAGAGAAATTTTTCATGGTACTTGCCTTGATAGGTCTATGAGCAAATATAGCCTTAGCCCAAGATCATCTAGTTCACATCTCCTCTAACCAGGTTGAGACTAAATCCTCCATGTTAGCCATATGGAAAACAAGCCAACAAAGAGGTAATCAAAACGGAAAAGCAAAGGATTCAAATCCCATTGCACATTTTATGACAAGTGGTCACACACGTGACACCTTTTGGGCTTTACATAAACGGCCTCCTCACAAAAATTAGCCTACTACCCATATAGCTCAAGTTAAAAGAGATGGACTTCTTCCACTACCAAATACCTAAGCACCCCCAAACCCCAAATCCATCACATTAACCGAGACAAACTATGATGAGTATTTACAATATCAAGCCTTGAAACAACAAGCTTCCTCTATGGTTTCTATTGCTCAACTAAGTAATTGTTTTGCTTGTCTAACACAATCTTCCTCCTATGGCCCTTGGATACTTAACTTATGTGCTTTTGaccatattttattaatcataggctattttattaattttatgtctTTCTCTATTTTGTAGAACCAAAGTCCTTATTCTATTGATTTTTAGTACAACCATCTTATCCTCATCTTACATGCCTTGGTTGTACATGCTTTGTCATCCTCTTTCTTCTAACATCCTCTTGCAGatacaaaaaaaatgtatgtTCTAAGTGACTCATCCCTTATGCTATCATCTTTGTTTCAGATTCTTAGGATTGATTTTggggttttaatttattttctttctttatttaacCTAAATAGGCTTGTATATAAACACACTAACTAAAGAGATGAAATACAAGTAATTTCTATCCATTTTATTCTCCTATATTTGCTTTTCTCTATTCCCGATAACATGGCATTAGAGCTTTTCGATTCGGATTTATGGTTCAATGTTTTGCTTGAATTGCGAAGGGATTAGGTATTTTTTCGTGGGTTATTTTTAAGGGGGGGTTTTAGTCTACACTGCCGGCACGAGGAGAAGCACCACCACTTCAACAAGCATTCTATAGTTTCTAATGGCTTGAACCACCGCGTGTGGGGCTCACATGCCACCCAAACAACAACACCTTTCTTCCACGTGTTGGCACATGGGGCCGAATGAGAGCTCTTGTCACCAAACTTTGACTCCAACATCGACTCAGGGTTCCGACCAAAGCCCAATGGTTGAGTAATTGACCAGAGGTGGTTCAAGGCTGTTTTTGgtttcttgtcacaattttgaTACTATTTCAAGGGTACTTTTTGGGTACTGTTCAACATTTCGCGTATTGTTTTAAGACTGTTTTTTGGCGACTTTTTGCTACCTTTTGTTATATAATTGCGTCCTTTGCTTTGTTTGTGGATTCATGTAGAAAAGAGAAATTTAGGCCTAGTAGCATGGCTGATTCAAGAGCCTACAAATCATATGACAGGTATTCCCAACCTTTTCTCTACCTTTCAATCACAAAATTCACCTCCCGTCACTATTGTTGATGTATCCACATATAAAGTTGTTGATTTTGGTAGTATTAACCTAACTTAATTCATCACTTTATCATTGGTATTAAATTCACCTAACCTCgcctttaatttaatatctatcaGTGAACTTACTCGTGACCTAAATTGCACCATCCCATTATTTTCCCAATCACTGCCTTTTACAAGATCTTGTGATGAAGCACACTATTGGTAAACGACATATATTTGATGGTCTTTATATTTTCAACTCGTGGGTTCCTCGATCTGTGGCTTGTCCTACTATTCTCTCTCTGATCGAAGCACATAGTTGGTTGGGACatccttctctttcttttttgaaGTTATGTCCATAATTTCAAAACCTACCATTGTTGGAATGTGAAGCATATCACTTTGCAAAGCACTAATGGAGACCCTTTAGACCGAGATCTAACAAACAAGCTAGTTCCACTTTTGAGTTAGTACGCTCAGATGTTTGGGGACTTTGTTCAGTAGTATCTAAACTTGGATTTTGATACTTTGTTATGGGTGATTATTCTCGAATGGCATGAatgtattttatgaaaaatcgGTCAAAggtattttctcattttttctaCTTTGTCTCGAGATAAGAACTCAATTTGTAGTGTCTATCCAGATTTTGCGCAATGATTATGCTACAAAATACTTTTCTGACTCGTGTGAGGCTTTTATGACCAAAAATGGGATTCTTCATCAATCCTCTTGTGTTGGCATGCCATCTCAGAATAGTATTGCTAAAAGGAAGAACAGACATCTCCTAGAGACAACCAAGGCTCTTTTATTTCAAACGAAAGTTCCTAAAAAATTTTGGGCTGATGCTGTTTTGACGGCTTGCTTTCTGATCAATCGCATGCCTTCTTCCATACTTCATGGTGATAGCCCACAAAATGTTCTATCTCCATCCAAACCATTATTTACAATGGAACTAAGAATTTTCAAAAGTACCTATTTTGTTCAAGATGTTCGACCTAATGTCATTAAGTTGGATCCAAAATTCTTAAAAGTGTTTTTGGGATACTCTCACCTTTAAAATAGTCCATATCTCAATAGGAATTTGGTGTCTATCGATATTGCATTCTTAAAACAAGTGCTATTCTTTTAAGAAGAAATGCCTTCGAATCTTCCAAAATAGGGGGAGGAAGATGATTGATAAATTTACACTATCACAAATCAACCACGAAATTCTAATTCTTCAACAATTGCTCCAACAAAGACACCGACTACTCAAGTTTATTCCAGATGTAAAGAGACTCGTGATACATGTCCTATACTAGTGTCTTCGTCATCGAATCTAGTCCTTTACCATGTCTTCGTCATCGAATCTTGTCCCTTTACCAATGTCTTCGTCTTCTGATCCAACCCCAAGTGACCTTGACCTTTCCATTGCTCTACGTAAAGGTAAACACCCACTGTACCTatcctatttttaatttcttcaaGATTCATGTCAGTCATTAAGATGCAACAATACATATTCTTAGGTATATCAAAGATGCTACTAGACAAGGCCTATTCTTTGAAGATTGGGGAAGTATACAAACCGTTGGATATTCAAATGTTGATCGGGGAAGATCACCCTCAAATAAAGGGCCCAATTCGAGATTTTGTGTTCTTTTTGAGGAAATCTAATTTCAAGAAAGAGTAAAAAGCAAAAAGTTGTAGCAAGATGAAAAGCGGAAGGAACATATTGAGTTAGTTCCTTGTGAACTTATTTGGTTAAGACAACTCCTTCAGAAATTGGGACGTGAAACTATCAAACAAATGAAGTTGATATTTGATGATCAATAAACACGACACATTGCCTCAAACCCAGTGTTTCATGAAAGAACAGAACACATTAAAATAGATACCTCTTTATAAGATGAAAGATCAAGCCAGAATGCATTGCCATTATCAATGTCCATAGCAACGATCAGTTAGCAGATGTTTTCACTATGGCTTTCAGGAAACCTCAAATTGAATATATATGTAACAATCTAAGAGCCTATGACTTATATGCTCCAGCTTGAGAGAGAGCGTTATGATAGATGTAATTTTAGGATTAGAATATATTAGAATAGCTGTAAAATCTAGAAATATATATTGTAATATATATTGTAATCTTGCTTATTACTTTTTTGTACATTCTATTGCAGTATATACCCCCTATCCAAGCTTGAGGGAATAATCAAgctaaaaattcaaatacaatccCTTGTATTTCTCTCTCATGGCAATCTCctatttcttcttctctcttcttctcttcttcttaaTTCACAACTATCAATCCAAACTCACAAATGCAACACTTTGGCATTCAATGCCAATGATTCTCCACAATGGCAAAACAATGGTCGACAAAATGATGACCAAAAATATGCAAGTAGCTCGAGTATATGCAAACAAAGATGGAACAAATATGCAAGAAGCATGTGGATGAATATTTTGCTAATAACAAAACCCAAGTGTTTGATCAAATATGCTTAAAGGAATGGACAATTAACCAAAGGCAAATCTAATTTTATCAAAACCTAAACAAGAGTATAGGTCCGTCTTTAATGAGTCCTAAAGGTTTTAGTTTACCTTCAACGAGCTAGACTATCAATCCCAAAATCACAGGCGTAATAATACGACTCTTAGAATAAAATAAGTTGTTTTAGGACTCTTAAAATAGTTGTGTTTGGTACGATTTTATTCAGTTTGGTATGTTTATTTACTGTAATCTCTATTTAAAGGGACATAATAAAACAAATGTTGATAAAAGAGATATGGGTCGCTCTCTAACTAGTCCTAAAGGTTTAACTAATGAGCTTGAGTGATTTTCCATCCATTGCTCATAACTAGATCCCAAACACATAGATGTAACAACACATGATCAAATTTGAACAAGCAGAATGATTCAAATTTGAACACAAATTATGTGAATCATCTGGCTTGAACGAGAAGTATACCTCAGCATCCGAAACACTCCAACAACCTTTGCAACATACTGTTTCTGCACTAGTCCAGCTTCGATCTACAACCATCACATTCAGATTAAAAAATTTTAGGAAGGTAAACaatttcaaatttccaaatcAAGCATATCAATAAAGAAACGAAATTTTATCTTTGACAAATGGAACAGCTAGTGTTCCAGGTATCATTCTACCAAATCATGCAATATAGCACAACATCCAGCCATATTGCTAAAATGATTTTACATAGACAATCAAATGGTAATGCATGTCTGTAATTCCATATTACCAACATAGTTGTAACAAAAACTGCAAAAATGTTTGCCTACAGACACAcacaaatataacatatatataattgtagatgaCTTACATGCTGCCTGAAATGTCAGCTTTAGCTGGATTTTTGGCCAGATAAGCAGTCCTGAGACTAGACGATCTAGTCGATGAATGGCTAACATGATAATGTCAAGGAATAAGTAGAAACCTCTGCTTTTAAACTTTATCAAACAGAATTGATTTGCATGTAGAAAATATAATAGTCTACAGTGAAATTTTTGTGCCATATGTAGCTAGTTTTGGATACGATACAAAGGAGCCAATCCATACTCTGCTTGGAGAATACCCAAAACTGTGTTTTTACGATATTGACCACATGGATGTACCTAcatacatattaaaaaaaatcaactccaataaaattaaataaaggcATATAGTCACTGACATCATATGATATAAAGGAAGAAAGGTTCCTCCTCTCCTCATCTAATGAATAAGCACATTTAGATGCCCCAAAATATGCAAACTCATAAAGTTGAAAGAAGTTTGCTTCACCAAAGACTTACAGGAACTGATGCAGGTTTGCAAATTGTCAGTACATCAGGTTCATTTTGAAGAACTTCAACATCCCAAGCCATCACTGGTGGTTCATGCCTATAACCTTGGAAAATCAATTACAAGTTCCATAACTTCAAAATGAAATCACGAAGCAAAAAACAACTTAATTTAAACAGAGCAAACCAAAAACAAGACAAGtcaaaataaattagaaaatatgaaaaGATTTTCCAAACAATGTATGCATGAACAAAAACCAACTGCTTTTCAGAACATTATCCCACAAAAAATGTGTTGTCTTCTAAAAATTCAATGAAATTCCATTTGATCAGGCATTGGATGCAAATGTGATGAACCTATGTAAGAAGTGGCTAATCTTCTGGCATCGTTTAACTATGTATGAAACAGGTATATTCTCTCCATCCACTTGTATCCGTCCACATTTGACAGCACTAACCTACAATATTTCCACAATAACAGAAAacgtaatatataaacatattcaaacAAGTGCAAATTATAGGTAAAGGAAGCAATTGCCAGAAGTTTATAAAAAGTTCGTTTCTTGAAACTTGCAACACATTGCAATcacaaattcaattaattaatacaAACTAACCAACACTATAGAGTCTAAGATATCACTACCATTGTGTTCGGTAagagaaaaataagaacaaaaaagaaaatgaataattttCACATATCTTTCCCCAAATCAATCCTTTCAATTATGAAAGGAATCATTCATGTAActtaaattaacaatttatttaCTAGTTACGACTTCACTTCTAACCCTGTATCTCTCTCTATTTCCATCCTTGTACCAAAACAATGAAggaaatatattattattaaccaTTCTTCCACTGCTTCTATTTTACATTTTCCAATCAAACAAAGATTTAgcccaaaagaaaaaaaggggaaagAGTGATGACTTACATAGTAATCTCTAGATCGACCTCTGAACTCTTGAGCGAACAAATCCACTATTGTTTTACCTTCCCATCGTTTATTAACCTGTGCCAAATCAACAATTAAAATCGTACTTTTTTATTAGATAAGCAGAATTAGGGTTTAATTAGGGGTTTTAAAAAAACTTGCTAACAACTGAAAtcaggaaaagaaagaaaactaacaTGAGAGACGAACTCAAAGTAGTAAGGTCGTACATGGCGCTTCCCTGTCAAATTCCCGCCAAAAAATTGAGCTTCTAAACTTTTttggttaataataataatataataataataataaaagaagttATTCTTTTATGAAAGAAACATTTAATTTACCGTTGTGAAAAACATAATCTTGTTTCTGAGCAGGATGAGCAGGAGTTTGCCAAACAATCTCCATTTTCCTTTTGTTTCTCTCTTCGTTTCCTTCTTCTTCTGCTTCGTCTCtatctcttttcattttttcGGATGAATTGTTTTTGAATTATCTATCTACGCTCAAGAAGTAGACAAAACGAGACTTGGAAACGACGCCGTACTTATACAGTAACGACAAGGACGTTTCTACCGCTTTCGCAACGAAAACAGTAAaggaaacggcgccgtttcaggtTTAGCGGGTTGCGGTTGCGGTTGCGGTTGCGGTTGCGGTTGGGTGGCATTGAGACTATGGCAAGACTTATTGTCTTCTTCAGGTCACCAAACACCaaactttcaattttgaaataaaaatatttttttctttaaaagaaaacCCTTCAAGTCAATCAATTACTACTCTAGAATTCAGGTTTGAATTTTAATCCTTCTTTTTTCCGTcgtaattcaattttatttagtTGAAATTTCAGTCTGCCTTTCAGTTTGTGCTAATTTAGCGGCGGGattggatttgatgaactgcTGACGGTGGTGACCGGTGAGTCGATTTTAGGACGAATTGAACAAACGAAAGCAGGTGCAGAAATGCCGGAGGAGGATTTGGTGGATATAAAGTTCAGGATTTATGATGGCTCAGATATCGGACCGTTTCGATACTCCGCCACATCGACGGTGGATATGCTTAAGCAAAGAATTGTCTCTGATTGGCCCAAAGGTTTACTCtgttattttctttcatttcttttctaaTTGCTTATGGAAGTTTCTGATATTGGGCTTGTTTTAGTTATTGAAATTTGTATCTGTTGTAAGATTACTAGGAGAATTTCTGTTAAATTTATATGCATAATTATCTCGTCCACTGCCCACCGGTGGCAACGAGTGATCGAGGCCAGAGTTTTGAACCTAATTATTGTGAAGATTAGTGAAGAAAGCAATAGGGTTAGTCATGGAATGCGGTAAGAAAGAGATTGTTTTGTAGTATAAGGTTATAGCATTGTTTTAGGGCAGAAATGAAGAGAGGAGATTCTCTTCTTGTATTGTTGTATCACATTTTTTCCAAATTTGGTGCATGATCAATGTCAAAATGATTATATGAGCTCTAAATTGTTCTTATGAACGTATATTGAGAGAGAAGGCTAAATTTGGCTGTTTAAACAGTAAATATTAAAAGATCTGTTCGTTTTTCCTAAAATATTATGTCAGAGTATCCGACACTCACTCTCCAGTTCGGGCAACGAAGCTGTAAACGTCTGTTATAGTTGTAAATCACTATATATTGTTATACAACTTTTCAATTGATCTTATCCTCATCATGTTTCtgttttttaataaatacattGCAAAA
Protein-coding sequences here:
- the LOC121224953 gene encoding RNA pseudouridine synthase 7 isoform X2, whose protein sequence is MKRDRDEAEEEGNEERNKRKMEIVWQTPAHPAQKQDYVFHNGKRHVRPYYFEFVSHVNKRWEGKTIVDLFAQEFRGRSRDYYVIGMNHQ
- the LOC121224953 gene encoding RNA pseudouridine synthase 7 isoform X3, with the translated sequence MKRDRDEAEEEGNEERNKRKMEIVWQTPAHPAQKQDYVFHNGKRHVRPYYFEFVSHVNKRWEGKTIVDLFAQEFRGRSRDYYA
- the LOC121224953 gene encoding RNA pseudouridine synthase 7 isoform X1, with translation MKRDRDEAEEEGNEERNKRKMEIVWQTPAHPAQKQDYVFHNEAQFFGGNLTGKRHVRPYYFEFVSHVNKRWEGKTIVDLFAQEFRGRSRDYYVSAVKCGRIQVDGENIPVSYIVKRCQKISHFLHRL